A DNA window from Leptolyngbya sp. KIOST-1 contains the following coding sequences:
- a CDS encoding BrnT family toxin, translated as MIHTCVQQRLTALPPPQIPETTASRAVQQLSANFCQSTRANVAKHGISFDEAVTVFYDESARVIFDPDNSFDEDRYLILGMSEASRLLLVCHVYRRNDEVIRVISARRATSREERQ; from the coding sequence TTGATTCATACCTGTGTTCAGCAACGCCTCACCGCCTTGCCCCCTCCTCAGATCCCTGAAACTACCGCGTCACGAGCTGTTCAACAGCTTTCAGCCAACTTTTGTCAGTCAACCAGGGCCAACGTTGCGAAGCATGGGATTAGCTTTGATGAAGCTGTCACGGTTTTTTACGACGAAAGCGCTCGCGTGATCTTCGACCCTGACAACTCATTCGATGAAGATCGGTACCTAATCTTGGGAATGAGTGAAGCCTCTCGACTGCTGTTGGTATGCCATGTCTATAGACGAAACGATGAGGTGATTCGGGTTATTTCGGCCCGAAGGGCTACCAGCAGAGAAGAACGACAGTAG
- a CDS encoding IS3 family transposase (programmed frameshift) — translation MSANRRQYTAEFKAKVVLQMLMGEKTSAEICRSHKLHSSVLNRWRKEFLDHATTIFEADSGHEADQQRIAELERLVGQLTMKLEIGKKSLAVLESGQKRQVVMQLIETYPITTVCQVLDYPRSQVYYHPQSANDEDDLKGSILTLVGQHPTYGYRRITAMLNRQGHGVNHKRVARLMRELGLTDKPPVKRKRTTNSQHGFQRYPNRVMNLAIERPEQVWVGDITYIRLQQEFVYLAVLMDVFTRSIRGWQLARSMDQSLTIAALTRGLEKGVPEIHHSDQGVQYAANDYINLLKEKGVQISMAEVGQAWQNGYAERLMRTIKEEEVDLSEYRNFTEAYQQIEHFLEDVYMKKRIHSSLSYLTPEEYEQKWNEQQKKKHDIKE, via the exons ATGAGCGCAAACCGACGACAGTACACAGCTGAATTTAAGGCCAAAGTGGTGTTGCAAATGCTAATGGGAGAGAAAACGTCAGCCGAGATTTGCCGAAGCCACAAACTCCATTCCAGCGTGCTTAATCGCTGGCGAAAGGAATTTTTAGATCACGCGACCACGATATTTGAGGCCGATTCAGGCCATGAGGCTGACCAACAACGGATTGCCGAGCTGGAGCGATTGGTGGGCCAATTGACGATGAAATTAGAGATTG GCAAAAAAAGCCTCGCAGTCCTTGAATCTGGACAAAAGCGGCAGGTTGTGATGCAACTGATTGAGACATATCCGATTACCACGGTATGCCAGGTACTTGACTATCCCCGCAGTCAGGTCTATTACCATCCCCAATCTGCTAACGATGAGGATGATTTGAAAGGTTCGATTCTGACACTGGTAGGTCAGCATCCGACCTACGGCTACCGTCGCATCACGGCGATGCTAAACCGCCAAGGCCATGGGGTGAACCACAAACGAGTCGCTCGATTAATGCGGGAGTTAGGCCTGACGGACAAACCACCGGTCAAGCGGAAACGCACCACCAACAGTCAGCATGGCTTCCAACGCTACCCGAATCGAGTGATGAATCTGGCGATCGAGCGTCCTGAGCAGGTCTGGGTGGGCGATATCACTTACATCCGATTGCAACAGGAATTTGTCTACCTTGCCGTTTTGATGGACGTCTTCACCCGTAGCATCCGTGGTTGGCAGTTGGCTCGAAGCATGGACCAAAGTCTCACCATCGCAGCCTTGACTCGAGGCTTAGAAAAAGGTGTTCCTGAGATTCATCATTCTGATCAAGGCGTGCAATACGCGGCTAATGACTATATCAACTTGCTGAAAGAGAAGGGAGTCCAAATTAGCATGGCAGAAGTCGGACAAGCTTGGCAGAACGGCTATGCCGAACGATTAATGAGAACCATAAAAGAGGAGGAAGTTGATCTATCGGAATATCGAAACTTTACAGAGGCGTATCAACAGATCGAACACTTCTTGGAGGATGTGTATATGAAGAAAAGAATCCATTCCTCTCTAAGTTATCTAACACCTGAAGAATACGAACAAAAATGGAATGAACAACAAAAGAAAAAGCATGATATAAAAGAGTAG